A region from the Populus trichocarpa isolate Nisqually-1 chromosome 18, P.trichocarpa_v4.1, whole genome shotgun sequence genome encodes:
- the LOC7463721 gene encoding protein phosphatase 2C 53 isoform X2, giving the protein MEEMYRAVAVPFRVGNSVCESPSLDTHMDITRLLMADTASLLSDTVTKVSTVGNKDCNCCDLDDEVKDTAVQAPKEDKGGGGGPLLDMISENERNWVVGDDVITRDSEEDDSLSLEGDPILDCSCSLSVASETSSLCGEDFLSFEATFEVGTPSSVDIEKSAGGVDIIPKTADLGDLNVDAIVSDPLSVAGIVEEEVGDGSDAKTSAVVPKLTLERGASGTISRSVFEVDYIPLWGFTSVCGRRPEMEDAVAAVPYFLKIHIQMLIGDRLLDGMSNCLPLQTAHFFGVYDGHGGSQVANYCRDRFHSALSEEIEFVKNGLIDGSIKDGCQEQWKKAFTSCFLKVDAEVGGKGSAEPVAPETVGSTAVVATICSSHIIVANCGDSRAVLCRGKEPVALSVDHKPNREDEYARIEAAGGKVIQWNGHRVFGVLAMSRSIGVGTSREHVQVSKNCLVHVILPTRCLDILGDQKLKIPGLILGVGTSGEYVQVSKNFLVLVIKDK; this is encoded by the exons ATGGAGGAGATGTACCGGGCGGTTGCAGTGCCATTTAGAGTAGGTAATTCAGTCTGTGAGAGTCCGTCCTTAGATACCCATATGGATATCACAAGACTTTTAATGGCAGACACAGCTAGCTTATTATCTGATACTGTAACTAAGGTTTCTACTGTGGGGAATAAGGATTGTAATTGTTGTGATTTAGATGATGAAGTTAAAGATACAGCAGTGCAAGCTCCTAAAGAGGAcaagggaggaggaggaggcccTTTGTTGGATATGATCtctgaaaatgaaagaaattgggTTGTTGGTGATGATGTGATAACACGGGATAGCGAGGAGGACGATTCTTTGTCGTTGGAGGGTGATCCAATTCTTGATTGTTCTTGTTCTCTGTCAGTGGCCAGTGAGACAAGTAGCTTATGTGGAGAGGATTTCTTGAGTTTTGAGGCCACCTTTGAGGTAGGAACACCAAGTTCTGTAGATATTGAAAAGAGTGCTGGTGGTGTTGATATTATTCCCAAGACAGCAGATTTGGGGGATTTGAATGTTGACGCCATCGTTAGCGATCCCCTTTCTGTGGCAGGAATTGTTGAGGAAGAGGTTGGAGATGGATCTGATGCAAAGACATCCGCTGTGGTACCTAAGTTGACTCTGGAAAGAGGGGCCAGTGGTACAATCTCAAGAAGTGTTTTTGAAGTGGACTACATACCCCTTTGGGGATTTACGTCTGTGTGTGGAAGGAGACCAGAGATGGAAGATGCAGTTGCTGCTGTgccttattttttgaaaattcatattCAAATGCTGATTGGAGACCGATTACTTGATGGCATGAGCAATTGTTTACCGCTCCAGACTGCTCATTTCTTTGGAGTTTATGATGGTCATGGAGGCTCACAG GTGGCAAATTATTGCCGTGATCGTTTCCATTCTGCTTTGTCTGAGGAGATAGAATTTGTTAAAAATGGCCTGATTGATGGAAGTATTAAGGATGGTTGCCAGGAGCAGTGGAAAAAAGCTTTCACCAGTTGTTTTCTTAAGGTAGATGCTGAAGTCGGAGGAAAGGGTAGTGCTGAACCAGTTGCTCCAGAAACTGTTGGTTCTACTGCTGTTGTGGCCACTATTTGTTCATCCCACATCATAGTAGCAAACTGTGGAGACTCACGAGCAGTTCTTTGTCGTGGGAAAGAACCAGTGGCATTATCAGTGGATCATAAA CCTAACCGAGAAGATGAGTATGCAAGGATAGAAGCCGCTGGAGGCAAGGTCATACAGTGGAATGGGCATCGTGTCTTTGGTGTTCTAGCTATGTCAAGATCTATTG GTGTTGGAACCTCCAGAGAACATGTCCAAGTCTCAAAGAATTGCCTTGTCCATGTCATACTACCAACGAGATGCTTGGACATTCTTGGTGATCAGAAACTCAAAATTCCTGGATTAATTTTAGGTGTTGGAACCTCCGGAGAATATGTCCAAGTCTCAAAGAATTTCCTTGTCCTTGTCATCAAAGACAAGTAA
- the LOC7463721 gene encoding protein phosphatase 2C 50 isoform X1 yields MEEMYRAVAVPFRVGNSVCESPSLDTHMDITRLLMADTASLLSDTVTKVSTVGNKDCNCCDLDDEVKDTAVQAPKEDKGGGGGPLLDMISENERNWVVGDDVITRDSEEDDSLSLEGDPILDCSCSLSVASETSSLCGEDFLSFEATFEVGTPSSVDIEKSAGGVDIIPKTADLGDLNVDAIVSDPLSVAGIVEEEVGDGSDAKTSAVVPKLTLERGASGTISRSVFEVDYIPLWGFTSVCGRRPEMEDAVAAVPYFLKIHIQMLIGDRLLDGMSNCLPLQTAHFFGVYDGHGGSQVANYCRDRFHSALSEEIEFVKNGLIDGSIKDGCQEQWKKAFTSCFLKVDAEVGGKGSAEPVAPETVGSTAVVATICSSHIIVANCGDSRAVLCRGKEPVALSVDHKPNREDEYARIEAAGGKVIQWNGHRVFGVLAMSRSIGDRYLKPWIIPEPEVMFIPRAKEDECLILASDGLWDVMSNEEACDLARKRILVWHKKNGVTLSSSRGGGIDPAAQAAAEYLSNRALQKGSKDNITVIVVDLKAQRKFKTKT; encoded by the exons ATGGAGGAGATGTACCGGGCGGTTGCAGTGCCATTTAGAGTAGGTAATTCAGTCTGTGAGAGTCCGTCCTTAGATACCCATATGGATATCACAAGACTTTTAATGGCAGACACAGCTAGCTTATTATCTGATACTGTAACTAAGGTTTCTACTGTGGGGAATAAGGATTGTAATTGTTGTGATTTAGATGATGAAGTTAAAGATACAGCAGTGCAAGCTCCTAAAGAGGAcaagggaggaggaggaggcccTTTGTTGGATATGATCtctgaaaatgaaagaaattgggTTGTTGGTGATGATGTGATAACACGGGATAGCGAGGAGGACGATTCTTTGTCGTTGGAGGGTGATCCAATTCTTGATTGTTCTTGTTCTCTGTCAGTGGCCAGTGAGACAAGTAGCTTATGTGGAGAGGATTTCTTGAGTTTTGAGGCCACCTTTGAGGTAGGAACACCAAGTTCTGTAGATATTGAAAAGAGTGCTGGTGGTGTTGATATTATTCCCAAGACAGCAGATTTGGGGGATTTGAATGTTGACGCCATCGTTAGCGATCCCCTTTCTGTGGCAGGAATTGTTGAGGAAGAGGTTGGAGATGGATCTGATGCAAAGACATCCGCTGTGGTACCTAAGTTGACTCTGGAAAGAGGGGCCAGTGGTACAATCTCAAGAAGTGTTTTTGAAGTGGACTACATACCCCTTTGGGGATTTACGTCTGTGTGTGGAAGGAGACCAGAGATGGAAGATGCAGTTGCTGCTGTgccttattttttgaaaattcatattCAAATGCTGATTGGAGACCGATTACTTGATGGCATGAGCAATTGTTTACCGCTCCAGACTGCTCATTTCTTTGGAGTTTATGATGGTCATGGAGGCTCACAG GTGGCAAATTATTGCCGTGATCGTTTCCATTCTGCTTTGTCTGAGGAGATAGAATTTGTTAAAAATGGCCTGATTGATGGAAGTATTAAGGATGGTTGCCAGGAGCAGTGGAAAAAAGCTTTCACCAGTTGTTTTCTTAAGGTAGATGCTGAAGTCGGAGGAAAGGGTAGTGCTGAACCAGTTGCTCCAGAAACTGTTGGTTCTACTGCTGTTGTGGCCACTATTTGTTCATCCCACATCATAGTAGCAAACTGTGGAGACTCACGAGCAGTTCTTTGTCGTGGGAAAGAACCAGTGGCATTATCAGTGGATCATAAA CCTAACCGAGAAGATGAGTATGCAAGGATAGAAGCCGCTGGAGGCAAGGTCATACAGTGGAATGGGCATCGTGTCTTTGGTGTTCTAGCTATGTCAAGATCTATTG GTGATAGATATTTAAAACCGTGGATTATTCCAGAACCTGAAGTGATGTTCATTCCTAGGGCAAAAGAAGATGAGTGCCTCATTCTGGCTAGTGATGGTTTGTGGGATGTCATGTCAAATGAAGAAGCATGTGATCTGGCTCGCAAACGAATACTTGTCTGGCACAAAAAGAATGGTGTCACACTTTCCTCCTCAAGGGGCGGGGGAATTGATCCTGCAGCTCAAGCAGCAGCTGAGTACCTCTCAAACCGTGCCCTTCAAAAAGGAAGCAAGGACAACATCACTGTAATTGTGGTGGATCTGAAGGCGCAGAGGaagttcaaaaccaaaacatGA
- the LOC7463721 gene encoding protein phosphatase 2C 7 isoform X3, with translation MEEMYRAVAVPFRVGNSVCESPSLDTHMDITRLLMADTASLLSDTVTKVSTVGNKDCNCCDLDDEVKDTAVQAPKEDKGGGGGPLLDMISENERNWVVGDDVITRDSEEDDSLSLEGDPILDCSCSLSVASETSSLCGEDFLSFEATFEVGTPSSVDIEKSAGGVDIIPKTADLGDLNVDAIVSDPLSVAGIVEEEVGDGSDAKTSAVVPKLTLERGASGTISRSVFEVDYIPLWGFTSVCGRRPEMEDAVAAVPYFLKIHIQMLIGDRLLDGMSNCLPLQTAHFFGVYDGHGGSQVANYCRDRFHSALSEEIEFVKNGLIDGSIKDGCQEQWKKAFTSCFLKVDAEVGGKGSAEPVAPETVGSTAVVATICSSHIIVANCGDSRAVLCRGKEPVALSVDHKPNREDEYARIEAAGGKVIQWNGHRVFGVLAMSRSIGVGTSGEYVQVSKNFLVLVIKDK, from the exons ATGGAGGAGATGTACCGGGCGGTTGCAGTGCCATTTAGAGTAGGTAATTCAGTCTGTGAGAGTCCGTCCTTAGATACCCATATGGATATCACAAGACTTTTAATGGCAGACACAGCTAGCTTATTATCTGATACTGTAACTAAGGTTTCTACTGTGGGGAATAAGGATTGTAATTGTTGTGATTTAGATGATGAAGTTAAAGATACAGCAGTGCAAGCTCCTAAAGAGGAcaagggaggaggaggaggcccTTTGTTGGATATGATCtctgaaaatgaaagaaattgggTTGTTGGTGATGATGTGATAACACGGGATAGCGAGGAGGACGATTCTTTGTCGTTGGAGGGTGATCCAATTCTTGATTGTTCTTGTTCTCTGTCAGTGGCCAGTGAGACAAGTAGCTTATGTGGAGAGGATTTCTTGAGTTTTGAGGCCACCTTTGAGGTAGGAACACCAAGTTCTGTAGATATTGAAAAGAGTGCTGGTGGTGTTGATATTATTCCCAAGACAGCAGATTTGGGGGATTTGAATGTTGACGCCATCGTTAGCGATCCCCTTTCTGTGGCAGGAATTGTTGAGGAAGAGGTTGGAGATGGATCTGATGCAAAGACATCCGCTGTGGTACCTAAGTTGACTCTGGAAAGAGGGGCCAGTGGTACAATCTCAAGAAGTGTTTTTGAAGTGGACTACATACCCCTTTGGGGATTTACGTCTGTGTGTGGAAGGAGACCAGAGATGGAAGATGCAGTTGCTGCTGTgccttattttttgaaaattcatattCAAATGCTGATTGGAGACCGATTACTTGATGGCATGAGCAATTGTTTACCGCTCCAGACTGCTCATTTCTTTGGAGTTTATGATGGTCATGGAGGCTCACAG GTGGCAAATTATTGCCGTGATCGTTTCCATTCTGCTTTGTCTGAGGAGATAGAATTTGTTAAAAATGGCCTGATTGATGGAAGTATTAAGGATGGTTGCCAGGAGCAGTGGAAAAAAGCTTTCACCAGTTGTTTTCTTAAGGTAGATGCTGAAGTCGGAGGAAAGGGTAGTGCTGAACCAGTTGCTCCAGAAACTGTTGGTTCTACTGCTGTTGTGGCCACTATTTGTTCATCCCACATCATAGTAGCAAACTGTGGAGACTCACGAGCAGTTCTTTGTCGTGGGAAAGAACCAGTGGCATTATCAGTGGATCATAAA CCTAACCGAGAAGATGAGTATGCAAGGATAGAAGCCGCTGGAGGCAAGGTCATACAGTGGAATGGGCATCGTGTCTTTGGTGTTCTAGCTATGTCAAGATCTATTG GTGTTGGAACCTCCGGAGAATATGTCCAAGTCTCAAAGAATTTCCTTGTCCTTGTCATCAAAGACAAGTAA